In the Glycine max cultivar Williams 82 chromosome 6, Glycine_max_v4.0, whole genome shotgun sequence genome, attgatatttttcacccccaaaaaaaagtatcatattgatatttttaacgTTGTTGTGTGGTGTTCCCATCAGCCTTACTGCTCAATGAGAAGTATTGTTTTTGTATTTGCTCTCTTTCTACCACCatgttaattataaatacacTGGTTCATTGTCagaatttattttatgcattgtGAGAAATTAGAAAACAGTAAACTTCGCCATCCCCTTTTATGTAATGTGGAGTcgattatgtataaattaagaaaaaaaaatgcatctttaagtttaaagaaaagaacaaagaagAGTACTTTGAATGATCTAATATTTTAGGgaaaaaacaacttttttaaaaaatgttaaaagtaaCTAAGATTTTGGAATTCCACTTGAGAAGAACCAAGATTAGCGCTTTTTGAGCGGTGATTTGGGGGCATCAACGTCGACCTTATTAACACTTTAATTGGAACTTTGCAGGACTAAATATAATTGCCCTAATCCTATGTTCTGTTATATTGGGAAAACGACGTAATAAAAGTTCAAACGTTACTTTCCTAAAAAGTAAGattcaattattattagtaGCAGAACTACTATTTGACAAtaattttcatgtattcttaataaattattaatcaattaaaattattctaaaaacaacttattaaatcattattataaaaaaatatagtttttcttttcataaataacagttatattatatatagttgtatacataacaatttattataAGACTTATATTGTTAAAGTGTTTAAATCCacctattattattaaaaaaacaagatttaACACAAATCATTGATGTATCAGTTacaattcattaattttatcaataaaaatcacCATCTACATATAATTATTGAAAGTTTAAAATGACTCTCTCCCTTTTAATTtgaaaccaacaaaaaaaattctttggtAACTTCTCGaatctcaaataaaatattttcatttgtaacTCAGATACTATATTTATTACCACAAATCATGATTTAAGCTCAAGGTAACAGACGCGTCTCCTCTAGCTAGTAAAATATTCATTTCATGTAGTATGAAACAAAGGAAAAAGCATGCATATTAATAATTGATGGTGATGAAGATAACAAGCAAGAGAATCcccactttaatttttattttttgtatttcctCTACCCGGCGCAACAATCGGATACCCCCATGTGCTTTTCTCTTCCCCCATTCTCTATTTATAACACACTTTTGATAGCCTCTCTCACATTTCTTGTTCTTTGTTAAGTTAAATGCTACAATTTTTCAATATTGTTAACATGGGAAACTGTTTGAGGAACAACAAAATATCATCACAAGATCATGAGAACTATGCAGAAGCCCCAGTAATTGATGGAAAGGTTGAGAAGGTAAAGGCACTTTCATTGTCCAAGTTGGAAGAAGCGCCAAGGATGGATCAACAAGGCATGAAGAAGGTGAGATTCAAGATGCAAAATGATGATAGTACTTATGAAGGTGAGAGAGGAAGTGAGGGTAATTCTAGAAGTGTGAGGATTAGAGTGGTAATGACTCAAGAAGAGTTGAAAAGGATGATGAGGTGCAAGGATGAACACACTTCATTGGAGCAATTATTACATGCTGTGAAGTTGAGAGGAGGAAAAATTTCAGAGGTTGGTGAATTTGATGATGATCAGGGACTGAATTCTTCTTGGAAGCCATCTTTAGACAGTATTCCAGAGGATCACTGGCTTGATAAATTTATAAAGTAGCATTTTTGTTAGCAATCCAACTCCGTTAActattacactttttttttaaatttgatgtatTGAACTCCACATAAATGATGTAGTTACAATGTTACTTGATAATAGAAATCTGGTGTTTATTAGCTTGTGAATTTTGATGGGTTTATTCATGAAAAAGACTAATTTTGTTGGGATGAGGCATTAAGAAATAGGAACCATGATCTACAATTTTCTGCCCTcggaaaagttttattttatttaacacaaTTAT is a window encoding:
- the LOC102670552 gene encoding uncharacterized protein, which translates into the protein MGNCLRNNKISSQDHENYAEAPVIDGKVEKVKALSLSKLEEAPRMDQQGMKKVRFKMQNDDSTYEGERGSEGNSRSVRIRVVMTQEELKRMMRCKDEHTSLEQLLHAVKLRGGKISEVGEFDDDQGLNSSWKPSLDSIPEDHWLDKFIK